One genomic region from Methanocella sp. encodes:
- a CDS encoding ABC transporter permease — protein sequence MDASRILSLGKRIATQCLRDKRTMALIIAAPSLVMLLLAYFFSTSAGSITIGVVLDHRTGTEHLSQLIADGLNASDNVTVVYLEEKDINASLNNKSVDGVIYFPPNFTRNVLDSKPSYVKIVTHGNNPSAGGIIAQKFANVSAKVLGSRAPVQPAASPALAMPSVEAEVLYGEGYKSIDFFAPYILGLIAFIFVFMFTSVTFLRERSFGTLERLMVSPITRAEIIIGYMLGFLVFAAIQSSIILLFAIFVLNVKMAGGVLAVVVVQFLLTLVAVNLGIFCSSFAKNELQAIQFIPLVLLPQIFLDGMFWPVSTFPNYLQALSYIMPLTYANDALQGIMVQGVGLGDIWVDILVLLGFAVAMIVLSTLTLNKQLQ from the coding sequence ATGGACGCTAGCCGGATCCTGTCTCTGGGCAAGCGTATCGCCACGCAGTGTCTTCGGGATAAAAGGACGATGGCCCTCATCATCGCCGCTCCGTCACTCGTCATGCTCCTGCTGGCCTACTTCTTCTCGACGAGCGCCGGCAGCATCACTATCGGCGTCGTGCTGGACCACCGGACGGGCACCGAGCACCTGTCGCAGCTTATCGCGGACGGGCTCAACGCCTCCGATAACGTCACCGTGGTCTACCTCGAGGAAAAGGATATCAACGCCTCGCTGAATAACAAGTCGGTGGACGGGGTGATCTATTTCCCGCCGAACTTTACGCGCAACGTCCTCGACTCGAAGCCGTCGTACGTGAAGATCGTGACACACGGGAATAATCCCTCGGCAGGGGGCATTATCGCCCAAAAGTTCGCGAACGTTTCGGCAAAAGTGCTGGGCTCCCGGGCTCCCGTGCAGCCGGCCGCCAGCCCTGCCCTGGCGATGCCCTCGGTGGAGGCCGAAGTTCTCTACGGGGAAGGCTACAAGAGCATCGACTTTTTCGCGCCGTACATCCTGGGCTTGATCGCCTTCATATTCGTGTTCATGTTCACCAGCGTTACCTTCCTGAGGGAGCGGTCATTCGGTACGCTGGAGCGGCTCATGGTCTCGCCTATCACCCGGGCCGAGATCATCATAGGCTACATGCTGGGGTTCTTAGTGTTCGCGGCCATCCAGTCGTCCATCATCCTCCTGTTCGCAATATTCGTGCTAAACGTGAAGATGGCTGGCGGCGTATTGGCGGTAGTCGTCGTGCAATTTCTGCTGACGCTGGTGGCGGTCAACCTTGGCATCTTCTGCTCGTCCTTCGCGAAGAATGAGCTCCAGGCTATCCAGTTCATCCCCCTGGTGCTGCTGCCGCAGATCTTCCTCGACGGCATGTTCTGGCCCGTATCGACATTTCCCAATTATCTACAGGCACTATCGTATATCATGCCCCTGACGTACGCGAACGACGCGCTGCAGGGCATCATGGTGCAGGGCGTAGGCCTGGGGGACATCTGGGTCGACATCCTGGTCCTGCTCGGCTTCGCCGTGGCGATGATAGTGCTTTCGACGCTCACGCTGAATAAGCAGCTACAGTAA
- a CDS encoding HVO_2753 family zinc finger protein has translation MAERIEHCISCGVRLEGAGAVRFKCPSCGAELGRCGKCRKQSNAYICPSCGFKGP, from the coding sequence ATGGCAGAAAGAATTGAGCATTGCATCTCATGCGGCGTTCGCCTCGAGGGCGCGGGCGCCGTCCGGTTCAAGTGCCCGAGCTGTGGCGCCGAGCTGGGCCGCTGCGGCAAGTGCAGGAAGCAGTCGAACGCGTACATTTGCCCGTCCTGCGGGTTCAAGGGGCCGTGA
- a CDS encoding elongation factor 1-beta encodes MGKVMAVIRVMPDSVDRDVNKLMDALKKALPKSAEFKGMQVKEIAFGLKAILVAFVVSDAEGGTEPVEAAFSKVPGVESVSVENVDLV; translated from the coding sequence ATGGGAAAGGTTATGGCGGTCATCAGGGTCATGCCGGACAGCGTGGACCGGGACGTGAACAAGCTCATGGACGCGCTCAAGAAGGCTCTCCCTAAGAGCGCCGAGTTCAAGGGTATGCAGGTAAAGGAGATCGCGTTCGGCCTGAAGGCTATTTTAGTGGCTTTCGTGGTCAGCGACGCCGAGGGCGGCACGGAGCCCGTAGAAGCGGCGTTTTCTAAGGTCCCCGGCGTGGAGAGCGTCTCCGTCGAGAACGTGGACCTTGTATAA